AATGCAGGTGGTGATAAATATGGCAATATTTAAATTTATTGAAAATATAAAGTTTTATTTTGGCTATATTGTATCGGGCTTTGCCAACGGGGGAAGCTGGAAGCTGAACAGGATTACCGAATTGTCCGCCCGCGAAACCAGGAGGATTGTGGTCAGAAACAGGTCGACCTTCGAAGAGCTGTTTTCCCCCAAGGACAGGCCCGTCTGATGGCTAAAGTCCTTTTTTTGCGCTTATAAAGCCGCCGTTTTAAACCGGCGGCTTATGTTCTCGAGGAAATTTCCCTCCCTTTTGCCTTCAGGCCGGCGATGCCGGCGGCCACCCGCTCCACCAGCGCCGGGGCCCTGTAAAGGTACTCCAGCACGGCCTCGCAGAGGCTTTTCAGAACGGCAGCCTCCTCCTCGGCAAAGCGGCCTTCGTCAAAGCAGGCGCTACCCTTCAGCAGGGCAAGCCGGCCGGCCAGGGAAGCCAGCCTTTCCGGAATCTTCCCTTTTTCCGCCAGGTCCTCGATTTTCTCTAAAAGCGAATTCCCCGAAGCCCCGCAGGAAGTGCAAATAAAGTCCAGGGCCCCGGCCAGCAGGCCGGCGAAGTTGCACCTGCCGGCCTCCCCGGCTTTCAAAGCGGCCAGATACAGCTCCCCCGCCCTGCCGGGCAGGTACTTCAAAATGGAGCCTTCTCGGGGATACAAAACGGTATAGGCATAATCACCGGGCGCGCAATCTTCGTGCCAGTCTATTCTGGTAAGGGTGGGCCTTTCGCACGACAGGCAAAGCGACAGGCAGTACCCCACCCCCCAGGGCCGCGGGCTTTCTTTTACCAGATAGCCGCAGGGGCTTTTCAGGGTTTCAACGTCCCTTTCGCTGTACTCTGCGAGAAGCCTCATCAGGCCTTTCCTGCCGCAGTGGCCGCAGGCAAGATTTTTAAAATACCCGGCATCCATCTGTCTGCCTTCCTGCACAAAATTTTTTCTCATCAACTGCCGGAGAAGAGGTTTTTCCGCCGGTCACTTCTTCCCCTGCTCCGCCTTCTGAATTTTGGCCCAGGTGTCCTTCAGCGGCACGATCCGGTTGAACACCAGCGCCTCGCCGGTTGAATCGACGGGATCGGTGCAAAAATAGCCGTGCCGCAAAAACTGGTAGCGGCTTCCCGGCGCCGCGCCGGCCAGGCTGGGCTCAACCAGGCAGGAGGTAAGCCTCTCCAGCGAGTGCGGGTTCAAACAGGCCTTGAAATCCTCCTCCTCATCCGGGTTCTCTTTGGTAAAAAGGTGGTCGTACAGGCGCACCTCGGCGCGGACGGCATGGGCGGCGGAAACCCAGTGCAGAGTTCCTTTTACCTTGCGCACTTCCGGCGAGGAACCGCTGCGCGTTGCCGGGTCGTAGGTGCAGCGCAGCTCGATCACCCTGCCGGTGCGCTCGTCCTTTATCACCCGCTCGCACTTAATGATATAGGCATGCTTCAGCCGGACCTCGCGGCCGGGTGCCAGGCGGAAAAATTTCCCAGGTGGATTTTCGAGAAAGTCGTCCTGCTCGATGTAAAGCTCGCGGGAAAAAGGCACCTTGCGCGAGCCCAAGGCGGGATTTTCCTGGTTGTAAACGGCATCCAGCTCCTCCACCTGCCCCTCCGGGTAGTTCTCGATGACCACCCGCAGCGGGCGCAGCACGGCCATGACGCGCGGGGCTTTCAGGTTCAGGTCTTCCCGTATGCAGTGCTCCAAAAGCGCAATATCGACTATGCTGTTGCTTTTGGCAACGCCGATGAGATCGCAAAACCTGCGAATTGCCTCCGGGGTATAGCCGCGCCGGCGCAGGCCGCATATGGTGGGCATCCGCGGGTCGTCCCAGCCGCTTACATAGCCCTGTTCAACCAGTTCCCGCAGCTTCCGCTTGCTCATTACGGTGTAGCTCAGGTTGAGCCTGGCAAACTCGATTTGCTGCGGGTGATAAATGCCCAGCGCGTCAAGCACCCAGTCGTACAGCGGGCGGTGGTCTTCAAACTCCAGGGTGCAGATGGAGTGGGTAATCCCCTCAATGGAATCCGATATGGGATGGGCAAAATCATACATGGGATAAATGCACCATTTGTCTCCCGTCCTGTGGTGGGTTGCGTGCATAATGCGGTAGAGCACCGGGTCGCGCATGTTCAAATTGCCGGAGGCCATGTCGATCTTCGCCCTGAGCACCCGCGAACCGTCGGGGAACTCGCCCGCTTTCATCCGTTCGAACAGTTCCAGGTTCTCCTCCACCGACCGGTTGCGGTAGGGGCTTTCCCGGCCGGGCTCGGTCAAAGTGCCGCGGTACTCCCTTATTTCCTCCGCGCTCAGGTCGCAGACGTAGGCCTTGCCGGCCTTAATCAACTGGACGGCGTACTGGTACATCTTCTCAAAGTAGTCCGAGGCGTAAAAGAGCCGGCCGTCCCAATCAAACCCGAGCCATTTTACATCCTCCTTGATCGACTCCACATATTCCTCGTCTTCTTTGGCCGGGTTGGTATCGTCGAACCTCAGGTTGCACAGCCCGCCGTTCTTAGCGGCGAGGCCGAAATTGAGGCAGATCGATTTGGCATGCCCGATATGCAGGTAGCCGTTGGGTTCCGGGGGAAACCTGGTATGGACGCGGCCGCCGTATTTGTTTGTCTTCATGTCTTCGTTAATAATGTTCTGAATGAAATTGGAAGACTGCAAAGAACCTGTACTCATCTGTACCCCTCTAACTTTTTTATGTCACAAGTATTTTATTTTTCCATATGTTAACCAAAAATCCTCTTAAATAACATGACCGGCGCTTTTTTCTCCAAAGCGGCTCCCAAAAGACGGCGGGCCTAAAACCGCCCAAGGGGGCCTGCCGGATAAGGCCGGTTACGAACAGGCGCCAGCCAATATACAGGTTTATCCGTTAGACCGTTCGGGTTCGGCCACTTTCAACACCTTTTCCAAAAAGGCCTGCACCACTGCCGGGTCGAAATGCCTGCCCTTTTCCTCGATAAGATAAGCAATTGCTTTTTCTCTGGGCCAGGCAGGCCGGTAGGGCCTTTCCGAGCACAGCGCGTCCCAAACGTCCACCACCGCAAAAATGCGGGCCGGGAACGGGATTTCCGCCCCTTTCAGACCGCGGGGGTAACCGGTCCCGTCCCATTTCTCGTGATGGCAGTAAGGAATGTCCAGGGCCGGCCGCAGGTGCTCAATTTGGGACAGCATTTCCCAGGCATAAACGGGGTGGCGGCGCATAACCTCCCATTCCTCCGGATCAAGAGGGCCGGGCTTGTGCAGGATCCTGTCCGGAACGCCCAACTTGCCGATGTCGTGCAGCAGCGCCCCCCGCCGCAGGTGGTGCAAGGCCTCTCCCTCTATCCTCAGGCTGCGGGCCAGGCGACGGCCATTTCGGTTACCCGCCGGCTGTGGCCCTCGGTTTCCTTGTCACGCAGGTCCAGGGCATACGACAGGGCCTCAATGGTGCTGTCGTAAGCAAAGATGATTTCCCGGCTGGTGCGCTGCAGTTCCAGAAACATCTGCACGCTGTCCACCGCAATGGCCGCCTGCTGGCCCAGCGAAGTGAGAAATACCTGCTGGCGCGCCGAAAAGGCTGCCGGGGAGCGGAAGAAAAGCTCCAGGGAACCCTTCAGTCGGCCTTTGGCAACCAGCGGAATGCCGGCACAAAAAGCATACCCGGCGGCAAGCAGGCTCCTTGCCTTGGGGCAGGGCAGGCCGGCAAGCTCCCCAAAGGAAATGTCCGCCCTCCCTATAGAGTCGCCCCTGGTGCAGCCTTCATTGGAGCGGATAGGTACCGCCGCCTCGGCCGGCATCTCCCCGCTCCAGAGAACGGTGTTCAGGCACCCCGTCGCCTCGTCAAAAAGCATTACCGCAGTGGCGTCGGCTCCCGCGTAATCCACCAGGCAGGAAGTAACCTTTTTCAGAATCAGCCGGAGATCAACGGTGCCCAGCATGGCCTCGTCGATCTCCCGCAGCATTTCTAACTGGGCCAGCCGCTCGCCGGCCTGCCGGTAAAGAGCGATGTTCTCTTCGGCCATGGCGGCCTGCCGTTCGAACAGGCGCTGCCGCTCCAGGGCGCTGCCGAGAATTTCAGCCATCACCCGCACCAGCGCAATGTCTTTCTCCAGCCACTCCTTTGCCGCTTCCACATTATCCAGGCCGACAAAGCCGGCCAGGGCCCCTTCCGCCACCACCGGCAGCACCAGCAGGGATTTTATGTCCTGCGCCTCCAGGATCTTTCTTTCCGCTGCGGCCTCAGCCGGCAGCTTTGACACGTCTGCAATGTGAATGGCCTCACCCCGGTGCAGGCGCTCCATCCACCAGGGAAACACGCTGCAGGGCACGGACTGCAGTTCGTCCTTCATCGGGACAACGCCCGGGGCGCACCATTCGTGCGTGTTGTCAATTAATTTTCCATCCTGGCTGAACAAAAACAGATACGCCCTCCCGGCCCCGGCAAAAGAGCCGATCTCGGCCAGCGAGCCGTCGACGGCACGGTCGAAGTCCTCTTTTAAAAAGCGGGAGGAGATATTTGCCAAAATCTCTTCCAGTCCCAGGCGCCATTTCAGCTTTCGTTCCCTTTCCCGGCTTTCGCTAATATCCACGACGGATACAAAGCACTGGCCGGCGCCGGGCAGGGCGCCTACCGTCAGGTGGACCTCCCGCCGGGCACCCGCACGGTCCCGGATTGTGGACTCGCCCCTGTACGAGGCCCGGCCCTGGGTGCTGCACCCGCAATCCTTAGCAAAATCACGGAACGGCCTGCCGGCAAAAAAATCATCCCAACTTTTCCGGCCTTCTATCTCTTCCCTGGAAAATCCCGTCAGGCGGGCAAACTCTTCGTTGGCCAGCGCAATGGTGCCGCCTTCCGCCACCACCACGGTGGCGGTTCCGGTGTTCTCAAACACGGTGCGGTACTTCTTTTCCGCCACCGCCGCGTCGTGCTCCGCCCTGCGCACCAGGTAGAAACTGCTGCCTCCCAGCGTTATGGCGGCAAGGGCCAGGACGACAGCCAGCCCCAAAGCGCCAAAGCCCTGCCGCAGCCCCGCCTGGACGGCGGCAAAAACATACGTGTCCGGGACCGAAAGACAGGCCGTCACGCTTCCCCCGGCCGGCACGTCCAGAAGCTGCAGGTAAGCGTAGAGGCGCTTTGCTCCCCCGGCATCCTCCCGCCAGAAAACGCCGCTTTTCTCCCGAGCGGCCATCTCCTGCAGGGCGGCGTCGGCGGCCGGCAGGCCCAGTCTCTCTTCCCCGTCCGGGGTGTGGGCCAGCACCCTTCCCTGCCTGTCCACCAGTGCCACAGATGCGCCCGGCAACAAGCGGCTTTCGGCTTTCAGCAGCTCGTTAAACTGAACCAGGTCCAGGGCGGCATAAAGAACGGCTTTAACCTCGCCCTCGCCGTCCAGGACGGGCCGGGCCACGTGCAGGGAAGGCTTGCCGGTTACCCTGCCAACGGCATATTCCCCGGCTACAAATTTTTTCTCCGCAAGAACCTGGCGGAAATAATAAAAATCCGAAACGTTAACCCGTCCGGAAAAAGGTGCCCCGCTGCAGATCAAATTGCCCTCCCGGTCGGCCAGACCGATATTGGCCAGTTGGGGGGTTTTATTTAAAATATCTTTAAACAATGCAGAACAGGCGCCGGTGTCCAGGCCGTAAACGGCCGGCACCCTGGCCATCACGTCCAGAAGCTGCTCCACCGACTTGATTTGCTCCGCCTGTTTTGCCGCCGCCAGCTCCAGATAGGCCAGAGCTTCCTTTTCAGCCGCCTTTTTCAAATACCCCTGCTGGCCGAAAAAGGTAAACCCCAGGGCCGCCAGGCCCGGCAAAATGACAAGGACAAAAACCAGCATCAGCAAATTTACCCTGCGCATCATCTTCAGCCTAAGCGTCGTTTCACCCCGCTCAACAACCCCGCCGCCGGGGACAGCTCCAACCGCTTTTATATAAACGCACCGTCAGCTTCTAAATTACTGGCATAAACGTTCAACGGAGAGTGGCAGGCTAATATTTTCTGGTTTTTCTCCCTTCTTTTATCATAATACTACAAATTACGGTCAGGAAACAATATCCAGGACAAAAAAGTAAAACTATCTGTGCCCGCTAAATTTGAAGGCCCGGTGTGATTAAACAAACCCCCGGCTCCCAGCAGGGGATTGCAAGCGCGCCGCTGCCCCTCGTACGGGCACCAAAAAACCCTCCGCAGGATTAAGTAGATCCCCGGAGGGCTTGATTTTTCTGGAGGCTGTAAGATTGCTGTAAAAAACGATCCCGCTAAATCACGTCTTGCAAGGGTTGGCGGGTTTCATTCTCGTAAAAGACAGCCTTGGGCAAATCCTTTTTGATTTGTTTCCCGTGCATAGGATAATTACTGCACTATCCCATGCTTCCTTAAAAGCTTCAGGGCCTCTTTATAGGTTTCGTCCCTTCTTAAATCTACATAGAGGAACATAATTTCCGGTTCTTCAGGAGGCACATCCCAAATATCGGGTTTTTCCTCAGAAAGAACATATAGAATACGGAGTTTTCCGCTTTTAAACTTGCGAACACCGGAAAGCTCATGTTTAAGAAATCCGAAAGAAAGAGGGGCCGAAACTATCATTTCTTCCTTCTCGGCAATCCACTGAATGACATGAGAATCAAATTCTGATCTCAGTTTTAGATAAAGCTCGTGATACCTTTTCCGCCAGGGCCTCATCATCTTCAAAACCCTCTATTATGTCAGTAAGGGCAAAGTATTCTTCTTCGCTTTCACAGGCCAGCTCAGCAACGTAAATAGGTTCATTTGGTTCTGAGTATTTCCAGGCCGGCAGGTCATGAGAAAGCCTGGACAGTTCCGTGCCTGTTTTCCAACCATACTTTTTGCAAACTATATTAACGGTCTCCTGAACTTCTTCTGAAAGCTCAGCCTCCCTCTTTGGGGCGTAACAGTATTGAAATTTTTCCTTCCTCTCCTCGTAAATCGGTATCGGGGTTGTTTTTTTGTCCCAAAGTTCTCCTTCGCCATCTTTTAACACTTCATCAAAAAAGGCTATGACAGGCCCCATTTTCATCCTGACAAAATAAAGTCCTGTGACAGAATCTCCTGTTCTCTGAAAGTGTTCTATTTCAGCAAATAGAATTAACTTGGCAAGCTTGGTCTTGGGAACCTCTTTTGCCTTGTTTAGAAAGCCAAGGATAAGGCTTGCCAACATTTCTTTTTTGTTCCTCATTTTTGTCACCCCCTTTTCTTTATATTATACCCCTTTCCTCGCGGTAGTAGCTACGCAACCTCTTGGCGTTCTCATAGCATCGGGTGGAGCAGTAATCCACGTTCGGCCTGGTTGCTATAAAAACCCCCCCGCAGGGCCGGTGCTGACAGCGGCGGTACTGCCGCAACCCGGTCAGGTCAAACCACATGAGCAGATAGCAGTAATGTAGCAAGGACGGCGCCTGCCAGTGTGTGGTCCACTGTTCCGGTTTTGCTGTGTACCAGCTAACCGGCCTGCAACCGGCCAGGTAACGGTTCAAAATGTCCTGCGCTTCGTTTTTCCGGTCCTCTGGCTTTTTTGGTGCATAACGATAGCCTTCCGGCTTTTCGCCGTTCGCCAGAGTAACAAAGTGCTGAAACTCCTCCGCAGCCCAGACGAAAGCCTCCAGAGGTTCGCGGTAGAGGTGTAACTTATGCTCCCGGCTGTTTTTATAGACCGGGTTGGCGAAATGTTTACTAAACCATGTCTCGTGTGAAAGCTTAATCCCCCTAACACGGTACGGTTTGTATTCCTCGCCAGCGGGCCGCCATTCGCGATAGCTTTCCACGTTCCAAAGTCCCAGCAACCCCCACCTGTTCACAAACTCTAATATTTCTTGGGAGCTTTTTGCGTTGAGCCGCGCCAGGTGAAGATGAGGCCACTCCTGCCATCCCTCGGGGCGGACGGGTTGTTTCGTGACCGGCGGGAGGTCAAGAGGCTGATACAAGGCTTTTTGTATGTCAAATGGCCTTCCGGTGGCTGCAATGTAGGTTTCGCCGTTTTCCTCGACTAACTCGTATTCAAGCCGAAACCAGACCGTTGCCTGCACCGGCAACACATGATTTCCCGCCCCTACGTCCGGGCGCATATGACCGCCTCCATGTAACCGTTTTTGTATACTGGTTTAGGTCTTATGGCCATTGTACAGTAATTCCTGAGGTGGTGTCAATGGACATTCGGAAATTGCGGCAACAAAAGAATATAAGCCGGGCGGAACTGTCTCGCCGGACCGGGATTGACTACGTTACCTTATACAAGTTGAAGCGCGGGTTGATGTTGCCGTTTCCCGGGTGGCGCAGACGAATTGCCCAAGCACTGGGTGTAGAGGAGAACAAGCTCCCGAGAGGTGATGGAAAATGAACGACTGGGAAGACCTCCCTGCAGTGCTAACTATCGAAGAAACTGCGCGTTTCTTGCGGCGCGGCTATCGGTGCGTGCTTCAGCTTTGCCACCAGCGAGGCTTCCCGGCGATGCGTCTGGGGCGTAGGTGGCTGATAAACCGCGACGGCCTCAGACGCTGGCTTGACCGGGAAACCACCGAAGAAAAATAAAAACCCCCTAGTAAATGGGAGGATGGACGGCAAAGGGGCCTTTCGCCCAGGATAATTCACCTGATCCACCAGGTGATCAACGGCGCGTTAAAGCAGGCGGTAAGGCAAAAACTGATCACCTATAACCCGGCGGAATACACCACACGGCCCAGCTTAAAGTACAGGGAAATGCAACCCCTGTGCAGTAAAAACCGTTTTGCAGTAAACCTCGAAACCCCGGAACCCTTGATTTTGCTGGAGCGGGTGACGGGGATCGAACCCGCAGCCCTCAGCTTGGGAATTTGAGGAAGCGTTCTTCCGTTAAGGTCAGTAAAGGTAAAATGCAGTAATATCAAGGCTTTGCGGAATTGGAAATGTAAGTAAAATGCCGTTTTGGTAGGGTAAATTCCATCCCATTGCAGTAATTTTGCAGTAAAACTTCACACCCGCTATCCCAGGCAGGAGAAGGCGTAGCGGGTTTCATTGTCGTAATGTCCGAAGCTACCCTACCACCTGGCGGGAGGGTAATTCAACATATTCAGCTGCGGAAGTTGGAACCGGCAAAGGCAACCCATCTTCTTTAAGCCCTGCCAGGTGTATTTCTAATGCTCTGGTTAACCTGCGCAGGGTTTCTTCTATGGTTTTGCCCGTGGCCACACAACCGGGAACGTCCGGCAAATAAGCCGAATAGTTGTCTGGTCCTTGTTCAATTACAGCAAGGTATTTCACTTTAATCATCACCCTTCTTTTGTAATTTGGCTTGCCTTAAGATACTGGCTAAAGTCTTGGGGTGTAGCGTTTCCCCGGGCTTGCCTGCAACCGTCACCCGTCCTGGTTTTGTCGGGTGCTTGAATTGCCTGTGGCTTCCTTCCTGATTAACCAGGTACCAGCCATCTTCACGAAGCAACTTGATTACTTCCCTAACCTTCATTAAAAAACTCCCCAACTATCTCTTCCATCTAAACCTTAGTTACATCGGTGACGATAAATTTCATCCAAAATTTCCTTGGGTGTTTTACCCGCTTTAATCCGGCGCTGTACCCACCTTTGGGCGGCCCTGACGCCAACCCCCCGTTTATCGACAACGGCCTTAACCAGACCCCTATGTATCTGACTTTGCTTTATCTCCTCTCCGACGGCGGCAACTGTTTTTTCGTCAATGTCATAGTGCCGAACCGCCCTTTTAACCGTGACAGTGCCTTCTACTTGCCGAGAGGCCGTTTCGCTATAATACCCAGACCGCCGCAGGCGATAATACAAGGCTTGTTTGCTTATCCCCAAAACGGCGGCAGCCTTTTCTGCCGGGGAAAACGTTTCCACCAGGCCGTTAGTACCTTCCTGCGGCCTTTTTTGCTTCGACAGATAGCGGCGGCCTTTCGCGCAGCGTTTTACGTAAACTTCTGGCGAGTATATAACAGGATAGTACTGCCGCAAAAGCCTGTCGGTGACATAACCGGCCCCTTCTTCGCCTATCAGTCCGGCGACCCAACGCCAAAGCCATTTCTCGAAGTCTTGCTTCCACACTAAATCAACCTCTACCTGCTGCCAGAGCATGACCCCCACGGAGGCCATGAGGGAATCCCGATCCGTCTCTTTGGTGGTATAGACCAGCGGCAAATCCCCCTGGCTGCGGTGTTTTCCTTGAACGGTAACTGTAACCTGCGAATACCACCAGTGCAATATTCCTTTGTGCGGTGCAACATACAGGCATAAATAACTGCCATCCCTTGGTAGTTCCGGTGCCTGGCTGTCAGGGTTAGTTTTTGAAAAAGAATGTGTGTATACCCACGGCGGAAGGCTTAATAATTCCCGGATCTGTTCAGCCGTCAACCCCGGCTTTGGCGGCGGCTGGCCGCCCCACCATTCTAAACGCCACAAGCGGGCAGGTTGCCCCCCTGCCTTTCTCCCCGGTGGCGGCGTGCTTCCTCCAACCTCGACCAGGGAATACCACCAGCCGCCAAAACCTTCCTGGCGAATGCCCCTCTTTGGCGGAGGGAGCGAACCCTGAAGCAATGCAGTTATAGTGTCAACACAAAAATTTACCGGCATTTTCCCCCAGCGTTCGCTTTTTTGACTTTAGTATATCAAAAGACTATAGACGACACAAGGAGGAAGACACAATGGACGTCAAGCGAGAACGTGAGAAACGCGGCTGGAGCAAGTCTGAGCTTTCAAGGCGAACAGGAATTGGCCTGACGGAAATCATTCGCATTGAAAAGGGACAACTACCGATTTACCCAAAGTGGCGAAAACGCCTGGTGGAATGTTTCGGAATAACTGAGGTGGAAAACGATGGAGACCGCTAAGGATTGGGACGATCTCCCTGCGGTGTTGACGATCGAAGAAACGGCCCACTTCCTACGGCGTGGTTATCGCTGCATCCTGCAGCTCTGCCACCAGCGAGGCTTCCCGGCGATGCGTCTGGGGCGTAGGTGGCTGATAAACCGCGATGGCCTCAGGCGGTGGATATGGGCGACAGACAGAGCAGAAAGAGCAGAAATAAAAACCCCAGCGGCGACTGGGGCGGCGGAGGAAAGGCAAAGGCAGGTGTTTTATATGGCAATTATATCAGAAAACCGTCTTCAAGAAAAACAGCTTAAAAGACTAATGGGCGAGGACTACTATACTAAACCGGCCTTGCGGCTGATATTGAGCGGACTCGGAGGAGTCCAGGCCGTCGAGGACATGGACGGCGGGCGGAGCGTCGAGTGGGGCGACCTGAAGACCGAAAGGGAACGGAAGATCGCTATGGTCTATTTTTGGCAGGGCGTTGAGCAGGCGGAGCGCTGGAGGGAGGATGGGATACTATGAGCCCTACTTTACGAAATGTCCTCTCCCGCTTAGAAGGCGTCAAACGTTGCGGCAGCGGCTGGCAGGCATTCTGCCCCAGCCATGACGACCGGAAGCCTAGCTTACACGTTTCCAAAGGGGGAGACGGGCGGGTTTTGGTTCATTGCCATGCCGGTTGTTCAGTTAATGACGTTTGCACTGCCATAGGACTGGAGGTTAAGGACCTATACCCGGAACCGGAGCGGAAGCGGAACCAGGCAGGCTCCGGCGAAGTCATTGCAACTTACGACTACAAAGACGCAAACGGCAAGTTGTTGTTTCAGGTGTGCCGAACTGCCGACAAGCGTTTCTTCCAGCGGCGGCCCGACGGCAAAGGCGGCTGGATAAACGGCCTGGGGAACGTCAAACC
The window above is part of the Pelotomaculum thermopropionicum SI genome. Proteins encoded here:
- the GlnS gene encoding glutamyl- and glutaminyl-tRNA synthetases translates to MSTGSLQSSNFIQNIINEDMKTNKYGGRVHTRFPPEPNGYLHIGHAKSICLNFGLAAKNGGLCNLRFDDTNPAKEDEEYVESIKEDVKWLGFDWDGRLFYASDYFEKMYQYAVQLIKAGKAYVCDLSAEEIREYRGTLTEPGRESPYRNRSVEENLELFERMKAGEFPDGSRVLRAKIDMASGNLNMRDPVLYRIMHATHHRTGDKWCIYPMYDFAHPISDSIEGITHSICTLEFEDHRPLYDWVLDALGIYHPQQIEFARLNLSYTVMSKRKLRELVEQGYVSGWDDPRMPTICGLRRRGYTPEAIRRFCDLIGVAKSNSIVDIALLEHCIREDLNLKAPRVMAVLRPLRVVIENYPEGQVEELDAVYNQENPALGSRKVPFSRELYIEQDDFLENPPGKFFRLAPGREVRLKHAYIIKCERVIKDERTGRVIELRCTYDPATRSGSSPEVRKVKGTLHWVSAAHAVRAEVRLYDHLFTKENPDEEEDFKACLNPHSLERLTSCLVEPSLAGAAPGSRYQFLRHGYFCTDPVDSTGEALVFNRIVPLKDTWAKIQKAEQGKK
- a CDS encoding hypothetical signal transduction protein (containing PAS domain and two FhlA (COG2203), FOG: GAF domain and partial AtoS (COG2202), FOG: PAS/PAC domain), which encodes MLVFVLVILPGLAALGFTFFGQQGYLKKAAEKEALAYLELAAAKQAEQIKSVEQLLDVMARVPAVYGLDTGACSALFKDILNKTPQLANIGLADREGNLICSGAPFSGRVNVSDFYYFRQVLAEKKFVAGEYAVGRVTGKPSLHVARPVLDGEGEVKAVLYAALDLVQFNELLKAESRLLPGASVALVDRQGRVLAHTPDGEERLGLPAADAALQEMAAREKSGVFWREDAGGAKRLYAYLQLLDVPAGGSVTACLSVPDTYVFAAVQAGLRQGFGALGLAVVLALAAITLGGSSFYLVRRAEHDAAVAEKKYRTVFENTGTATVVVAEGGTIALANEEFARLTGFSREEIEGRKSWDDFFAGRPFRDFAKDCGCSTQGRASYRGESTIRDRAGARREVHLTVGALPGAGQCFVSVVDISESRERERKLKWRLGLEEILANISSRFLKEDFDRAVDGSLAEIGSFAGAGRAYLFLFSQDGKLIDNTHEWCAPGVVPMKDELQSVPCSVFPWWMERLHRGEAIHIADVSKLPAEAAAERKILEAQDIKSLLVLPVVAEGALAGFVGLDNVEAAKEWLEKDIALVRVMAEILGSALERQRLFERQAAMAEENIALYRQAGERLAQLEMLREIDEAMLGTVDLRLILKKVTSCLVDYAGADATAVMLFDEATGCLNTVLWSGEMPAEAAVPIRSNEGCTRGDSIGRADISFGELAGLPCPKARSLLAAGYAFCAGIPLVAKGRLKGSLELFFRSPAAFSARQQVFLTSLGQQAAIAVDSVQMFLELQRTSREIIFAYDSTIEALSYALDLRDKETEGHSRRVTEMAVAWPAA
- a CDS encoding hypothetical membrane protein, which translates into the protein MRNKKEMLASLILGFLNKAKEVPKTKLAKLILFAEIEHFQRTGDSVTGLYFVRMKMGPVIAFFDEVLKDGEGELWDKKTTPIPIYEERKEKFQYCYAPKREAELSEEVQETVNIVCKKYGWKTGTELSRLSHDLPAWKYSEPNEPIYVAELACESEEEYFALTDIIEGFEDDEALAEKVSRALSKTEIRI
- a CDS encoding uncharacterized conserved protein, with product MIKVKYLAVIEQGPDNYSAYLPDVPGCVATGKTIEETLRRLTRALEIHLAGLKEDGLPLPVPTSAAEYVELPSRQVVG